From Euwallacea similis isolate ESF13 chromosome 11, ESF131.1, whole genome shotgun sequence, the proteins below share one genomic window:
- the LOC136412042 gene encoding transmembrane channel-like protein 7 isoform X5, which produces MLSSDSEVEKNYMASYNNCSEPKGGADYYNNVRHDFLSGNHSIHRLSKLNNRQSGSNMKKAFEARTGGEIQRNVGSVDSKDRNIVDTHATIIVSKMEKDDILMENSPEAEELRRVALRDMPQSLTLKRCVKDKLSKSVSYKSERKSLSVWRTFKYRMSMAFVKLKLDIKDLGYSFELWYGPLKQIEGNFGTGVASFFKFLRWLFLLNLLLALISVGFIVMPKVTQDTYQQTDDWHIFDLITGQGFLTNTPMYYGFYSNQTLGTHSLPYSMSHAYFFTMLSIYFVSFLVIGVSAARSYRKSFIETEGGLKNVFATKIFCGWDFNIATKDAADLKCRSLYNELKELNWEFARQKRVKTFWDKFRILGTQIFMNVLVLCAIAGTGVTIWLLLHNVFRDFRVIVAPVMINAVMTIMPMFLSFIVRYEDYKNPKISIYFTLARTFLLGITCIGVLVAYWVKNDTDSACWETSVAQEFYRMIIFDFFISVGCTAFLDVFIFLTYKYCTKNIHLEFDIAWNTVQIIYNQSLFWVGLVFSPLLPVVVVIKLFLIWYIRYLIAIYLCKPSAKSWRAAQTSTWFLVMTFLSLLCIGGLICYVISNIDTSANCGPFRNYKYIYEFVTLGILNLESNSTVWFVVLLVTKPGVIAINLLFLCALVYYLRAKANAEKEIVAQYRYMLRLSASDKKHYNQWLSDVTKGRWQFESNNRSLNPELYSPDTASANESYSSGAYSSQCSRAKKYT; this is translated from the exons ATGCTTTCTTCTGATTCAGaggtagaaaaaaattatatggcctcttacaataattgttcagAACCAAAGGGTGGTGCAGATTATTATAACAATGTAAGACATGATTTTCTTTCTGGTAACCACTCAATTCATCGATTAAGCAAACTAAATAATAGGCAGAGTGGAAGCAATATGAAGAAAGCTTTTGAAGCCAGAACTGGTGGAGAAATACAAAGAAATGTGGGTTCAGTTGACAGTAAAG atcgAAATATTGTAGATACACATGCTACCATTATTGTTtctaaaatggaaaaagatgACATTTTAATGGAGAATTCCCCTGAGGCTGAGGAGTTAAGAAG GGTGGCTTTAAGAGATATGCCTCAAAGTTTAACGCTGAAGCGGTGTGTTAAAGATAAGCTTTCCAAATCTGTCAGTTACAAATCTGAAAGGAAGAGTTTGAGTGTTTGGAGAACGTTTAAATATCGCATGAGTATGGCCTTTGTAAAG CTAAAATTAGATATCAAAGATTTGGGATATTCGTTTGAGTTATGGTACGGACCACTGAAGCAAATAGAAGGAAACTTTGGTACTGGCGTTGCGTCGTTTTTCAAGTTCTTGCGATGGCTTTTCCTACTTAATTTACTCTTGGCTTTAATCTCGGTGGGATTCATAGTCATGCCAAAAGTAACGCAGGATACCTACCAACAAACAGATGACTGGCACATATTTGACTTAATTACTGGTCAA ggTTTTCTCACAAACACTCCTATGTATTACGGATTCTATTCTAACCAGACTCTTGGTACTCATAGCTTACCATACAGCATGTCTCACGCCTATTTTTTCACGATGCTgtcaatatattttgtttcatttctaGTTATTGGCGTTAg TGCCGCGAGATCATATCGAAAAAGCTTCATAGAAACTGAAGGCGGATTAAAGAATGTTTTCGcaaccaaaatattttgtggtTGGGATTTTAACATAGCCACTAAAGACGCAGCAGATTTAAAATGCAGGTCTCTTTACAACGAGTTAAAG GAATTGAATTGGGAATTTGCGAGGCAAAAACGTGTCAAGACATTTTGGGacaaatttcgaattttggGAACGCAAATTTTTATGAACGTTCTTGTTCTATGTGCCATTGCCGGCACGGGAGTGACTATTTGGCTTCTTCTTCATAATGTATTCAGAGACTTTCGAGTTATTGTTGCTCCGGTTATGATCAATGCAGTTATGACGATAATGCCCATGTTCCTAAGTTTTATTGTCAG gTACGAAGACTACAAAAACCCTAAGATATCTATCTATTTTACCTTGGCGAGAACTTTCCTGTTAGGAATAACTTGTATTGGGGTTTTAGTTGCATATTGGGTGAAAAATGATACG GATTCTGCATGTTGGGAGACTTCCGTAGCCCAGGAATTTTACAGAATGATAATCTTTGATTTCTTCATTTCAGTGGGATGCACCGCGTTTCTGGATGTCTTTATTTTCCTCACATACAA ATATTGcactaaaaatattcatttggaATTCGACATTGCGTGGAACACGgttcaaataatttacaaCCAAAGTTTATTTTGGGTTGGGTTGGTTTTTTCCCCACTGCTTCCCGTCGTGGTAGTAATTAAGCTGTTTTTGATTTGGTACATTCGATACCTAATCGCTATTTACTTATGTAAGCCTTCTGCAAAATCCTGGAGAGCTGCACAAACTTCTACGTGGTTTCTCGTTATGACTTTCCTAAGTTTATTGTGCATAGGGGGATTAATCTGTTATGTAATTTCAAA TATCGACACTTCAGCTAATTGTGGTCCCTtcagaaattacaaatatatttatgaatttgttaCTTTGGGCATACTAAACTTGGAATCAAACAGTACCGTTTGGTTCGTGGTGTTGTTAGTTACGAAACCTGGAGTAATtgctattaatttattatttttgtg TGctttagtttattatttaagagcGAAAGCTAATGCAGAAAAAGAAATAGTTGCACAGTATCGATATATGCTAAGATTATCGGCAAGCGATAAGAAACATTACAATCAGTGGCTATCCGACGTTACTAAAGGAC GGTGGCAATTTGAATCTAATAATCGATCGTTAAACCCAGAATTGTATTCACCAGATACTGCATCAGCGAATGAATCATAcag CAGCGGTGCCTACTCCAGTCAATGTTCAAGAGCGAAAAAATACACCTGA
- the LOC136412042 gene encoding transmembrane channel-like protein 7 isoform X6, with product MASYNNCSEPKGGADYYNNVRHDFLSGNHSIHRLSKLNNRQSGSNMKKAFEARTGGEIQRNVGSVDSKDRNIVDTHATIIVSKMEKDDILMENSPEAEELRRVALRDMPQSLTLKRCVKDKLSKSVSYKSERKSLSVWRTFKYRMSMAFVKLKLDIKDLGYSFELWYGPLKQIEGNFGTGVASFFKFLRWLFLLNLLLALISVGFIVMPKVTQDTYQQTDDWHIFDLITGQGFLTNTPMYYGFYSNQTLGTHSLPYSMSHAYFFTMLSIYFVSFLVIGVSAARSYRKSFIETEGGLKNVFATKIFCGWDFNIATKDAADLKCRSLYNELKELNWEFARQKRVKTFWDKFRILGTQIFMNVLVLCAIAGTGVTIWLLLHNVFRDFRVIVAPVMINAVMTIMPMFLSFIVRYEDYKNPKISIYFTLARTFLLGITCIGVLVAYWVKNDTDSACWETSVAQEFYRMIIFDFFISVGCTAFLDVFIFLTYKYCTKNIHLEFDIAWNTVQIIYNQSLFWVGLVFSPLLPVVVVIKLFLIWYIRYLIAIYLCKPSAKSWRAAQTSTWFLVMTFLSLLCIGGLICYVISNIDTSANCGPFRNYKYIYEFVTLGILNLESNSTVWFVVLLVTKPGVIAINLLFLCALVYYLRAKANAEKEIVAQYRYMLRLSASDKKHYNQWLSDVTKGRWQFESNNRSLNPELYSPDTASANESYSSGAYSSQCSRAKKYT from the exons atggcctcttacaataattgttcagAACCAAAGGGTGGTGCAGATTATTATAACAATGTAAGACATGATTTTCTTTCTGGTAACCACTCAATTCATCGATTAAGCAAACTAAATAATAGGCAGAGTGGAAGCAATATGAAGAAAGCTTTTGAAGCCAGAACTGGTGGAGAAATACAAAGAAATGTGGGTTCAGTTGACAGTAAAG atcgAAATATTGTAGATACACATGCTACCATTATTGTTtctaaaatggaaaaagatgACATTTTAATGGAGAATTCCCCTGAGGCTGAGGAGTTAAGAAG GGTGGCTTTAAGAGATATGCCTCAAAGTTTAACGCTGAAGCGGTGTGTTAAAGATAAGCTTTCCAAATCTGTCAGTTACAAATCTGAAAGGAAGAGTTTGAGTGTTTGGAGAACGTTTAAATATCGCATGAGTATGGCCTTTGTAAAG CTAAAATTAGATATCAAAGATTTGGGATATTCGTTTGAGTTATGGTACGGACCACTGAAGCAAATAGAAGGAAACTTTGGTACTGGCGTTGCGTCGTTTTTCAAGTTCTTGCGATGGCTTTTCCTACTTAATTTACTCTTGGCTTTAATCTCGGTGGGATTCATAGTCATGCCAAAAGTAACGCAGGATACCTACCAACAAACAGATGACTGGCACATATTTGACTTAATTACTGGTCAA ggTTTTCTCACAAACACTCCTATGTATTACGGATTCTATTCTAACCAGACTCTTGGTACTCATAGCTTACCATACAGCATGTCTCACGCCTATTTTTTCACGATGCTgtcaatatattttgtttcatttctaGTTATTGGCGTTAg TGCCGCGAGATCATATCGAAAAAGCTTCATAGAAACTGAAGGCGGATTAAAGAATGTTTTCGcaaccaaaatattttgtggtTGGGATTTTAACATAGCCACTAAAGACGCAGCAGATTTAAAATGCAGGTCTCTTTACAACGAGTTAAAG GAATTGAATTGGGAATTTGCGAGGCAAAAACGTGTCAAGACATTTTGGGacaaatttcgaattttggGAACGCAAATTTTTATGAACGTTCTTGTTCTATGTGCCATTGCCGGCACGGGAGTGACTATTTGGCTTCTTCTTCATAATGTATTCAGAGACTTTCGAGTTATTGTTGCTCCGGTTATGATCAATGCAGTTATGACGATAATGCCCATGTTCCTAAGTTTTATTGTCAG gTACGAAGACTACAAAAACCCTAAGATATCTATCTATTTTACCTTGGCGAGAACTTTCCTGTTAGGAATAACTTGTATTGGGGTTTTAGTTGCATATTGGGTGAAAAATGATACG GATTCTGCATGTTGGGAGACTTCCGTAGCCCAGGAATTTTACAGAATGATAATCTTTGATTTCTTCATTTCAGTGGGATGCACCGCGTTTCTGGATGTCTTTATTTTCCTCACATACAA ATATTGcactaaaaatattcatttggaATTCGACATTGCGTGGAACACGgttcaaataatttacaaCCAAAGTTTATTTTGGGTTGGGTTGGTTTTTTCCCCACTGCTTCCCGTCGTGGTAGTAATTAAGCTGTTTTTGATTTGGTACATTCGATACCTAATCGCTATTTACTTATGTAAGCCTTCTGCAAAATCCTGGAGAGCTGCACAAACTTCTACGTGGTTTCTCGTTATGACTTTCCTAAGTTTATTGTGCATAGGGGGATTAATCTGTTATGTAATTTCAAA TATCGACACTTCAGCTAATTGTGGTCCCTtcagaaattacaaatatatttatgaatttgttaCTTTGGGCATACTAAACTTGGAATCAAACAGTACCGTTTGGTTCGTGGTGTTGTTAGTTACGAAACCTGGAGTAATtgctattaatttattatttttgtg TGctttagtttattatttaagagcGAAAGCTAATGCAGAAAAAGAAATAGTTGCACAGTATCGATATATGCTAAGATTATCGGCAAGCGATAAGAAACATTACAATCAGTGGCTATCCGACGTTACTAAAGGAC GGTGGCAATTTGAATCTAATAATCGATCGTTAAACCCAGAATTGTATTCACCAGATACTGCATCAGCGAATGAATCATAcag CAGCGGTGCCTACTCCAGTCAATGTTCAAGAGCGAAAAAATACACCTGA